From a single Nicotiana tomentosiformis chromosome 2, ASM39032v3, whole genome shotgun sequence genomic region:
- the LOC117278498 gene encoding zinc finger BED domain-containing protein RICESLEEPER 4-like, with the protein MEENVSRVSEACEGEGSNDSIPNTECLSPDEAPRKRKVMQPRSDAWNHFDKYDDPSGAKIAKCKYCEKTYAATTKGNGTTSMNNHLTKYLKIPRKMENSQTKLSFLPASNEANEGVLTTWKFDQAHSRRALAQMIILDELPFSFVEKEGFKKFIGVTTRLVVSRI; encoded by the coding sequence ATGGAAGAAAATGTAAGTAGGGTAAGCGAAGCCTGCGAAGGTGAGGGTTCAAATGATAGCATACCTAACACTGAATGTCTCAGTCCTGATGAAGCTCCAAGAAAAAGGAAAGTCATGCAACCTAGATCTGATGCTTGGAACCATTTTGACAAGTATGATGATCCTAGTGGAGCTAAAATAGCAAAATGTAAGTATTGTGAAAAAACTTATGCAGCTACTACGAAAGGTAATGGTACTACATCAATGAACAATCATCTCACTAAGTATCTCAAAATACCCCGTAAAATGGAAAATAGTCAAACAAAACTAAGTTTTCTACCAGCTTCAAATGAGGCAAATGAAGGGGTGCTTACCACTTGGAAATTTGATCAAGCACATAGTAGGAGAGCTTTAGCTCAAATGATAATTTTGGATGAACTACCATTTAGTTTTGTTGAAAAGGAAGGATTTAAGAAGTTtataggtgtaacgacccgacttgtcgtttcaagaatttaa
- the LOC138905588 gene encoding zinc finger BED domain-containing protein RICESLEEPER 2-like has translation MATVITNCLLDWGLENIFTITVGNASSNDVTVREVSKQLTTWGTNIMNGKHLHVRCMAHILNLIVHDGLKEIGISIKRVRQAVRYIRQSPARIRKFKECCESQKLTSKRTLCLDVSTRWNSTYLMLDTAQQFELAFDKYSFVDAGLLHHLHTYVYENGTSAGAKEVTVGLGAKSE, from the exons ATGGCCACGGTtattactaattgcttgcttgaTTGGGGTTTGGAAAATATATTTACTATAACGGTAGGTAATGCTAGTTCTAATGATGTCACAGTAAGAGAAGTGTCTAAACAATTGACTACTTGGGGAACTAATATAATGAATGGTAAACACCTTCATGTTAGATGTATGGCTCACATACTTAATCTCATTGTACATGATGGGCTGAAAGAAATTGGTATTTCTATCAAGAGAGTTAGACAAGCTGTGAGATACATTAGACAATCTCCAGCTAGGATTAGAAAGTTTAAAGAATGTTGTGAATCTCAAAAGTTAACTTCCAAGAGAACATTATGCTTAGATGTTTCTACTCGATGGAACTCTACATACTTGATGTTAGACACAGCACAACAATTTGAGCTTGCCTTTGACAAATATAGTTTCGTTGATGCTGGATTGTTGCATCATCTTCATACTTATGTATATGAAAATGGAACTAGTGCAGGTGCTAAGGAAGTGACAGTAGGTTTAGGTGCTAAATCAGA ATGA